One Theropithecus gelada isolate Dixy chromosome 20, Tgel_1.0, whole genome shotgun sequence DNA segment encodes these proteins:
- the NRN1L gene encoding neuritin-like protein isoform X2 — MRRCHCRCCRRRRCCWQPPRALRPLLLLPLVLVPRLAAAAAGPNRCDTIYQGFAECLIRLGDGMGRGGELETICSTVDKEYLIVLREPKGWMS, encoded by the exons ATGCGCCGCTGCCACtgccgctgctgccgccgccgccgctgctgctggCAACCACCCCGTGCCCTGAGGCCGTTGCTGTTGCTGCCCCTCG TCCTTGTACCTCGCCTGGCAGCAGCTGCAGCGGGCCCAAACCGCTGTGACACCATATACCAGGGCTTCGCCGAGTGTCTCATCCGCTTGGGGGACGGCATGGGCCGCGGAGGCGAGCTGGAGACCATCTGCAG CACTGTGGACAAGGAGTACCTTATTGTTCTGAGAGAGCCTAAGGGATGGATGTCCTGA
- the NRN1L gene encoding neuritin-like protein isoform X1, translated as MRRCHCRCCRRRRCCWQPPRALRPLLLLPLVLVPRLAAAAAGPNRCDTIYQGFAECLIRLGDGMGRGGELETICRSWNDFHACASRVLLGCPEEAAAVWESLQQEARRAPHPNNLHTLCSAPVHVRERGTGSETNQETLPAAALALPMAPAPPLLAAALALTYLLGPLA; from the exons ATGCGCCGCTGCCACtgccgctgctgccgccgccgccgctgctgctggCAACCACCCCGTGCCCTGAGGCCGTTGCTGTTGCTGCCCCTCG TCCTTGTACCTCGCCTGGCAGCAGCTGCAGCGGGCCCAAACCGCTGTGACACCATATACCAGGGCTTCGCCGAGTGTCTCATCCGCTTGGGGGACGGCATGGGCCGCGGAGGCGAGCTGGAGACCATCTGCAG ATCTTGGAATGACTTCCATGCCTGTGCCTCTCGGGTCCTGTTGGGCTGTCCGGAGGAGGCAGCTGCAGTGTGGGAATCACTACAGCAAGAAGCTCGCCGGGCCCCCCATCCGAATAACTTGCACACTCTGTGCAGCGCCCCGGTGCATGTTCGGGAGCGCGGTACAGGCTCCGAAACCAACCAGGAGACACTGCCAGCTGCAGCACTTGCACTCCCCATGGCCCCTGCGCCCCCACTGCTGGCGGCTGCTCTGGCTCTGACCTACCTCCTGGGGCCTCTGGCCTAG